In Candidatus Neomarinimicrobiota bacterium, the following proteins share a genomic window:
- the dacB gene encoding D-alanyl-D-alanine carboxypeptidase/D-alanyl-D-alanine-endopeptidase, with the protein CAEVQTTQRKVSYLLTSDMRLFLLLAAFQLFFACAYRSAIYYPRITGTQTSGLSDRIEEAVGEVDSNVNLGIKVVSVMTGEVIYEDNANHLFTPASNVKLFTAAAALHILGPSYRFHTRMYTDSTRTGDVLEGNLYLVGSGDPDFSQADLEEMVDDVLDLGIRQIRGDIIVDNTAFDSDPWGPGWMWDEGPWWYFAPVDAMTFNDNCVTITVSPGDQNGDSAVVTLDPPTDYVQVRVAAVTAERDSVAGLEVNRRWKTKENIVDITGEIHTDEEARSFVLSVERPALYAGSILRDLLKKAGIEFRGGISQDTLSSDTLLVTTFTSRPLSLSIRNFLKISDNLTGELLIKKMGSVTHDAAGSWGNGLMTVKTFMQDEVGIDTTKLTQADGSGVSRYNLVSASHIVQLLLWVNGNFQISPEFFSALPIGRTDGTLRNRMLTVGTQATARAKTGTLKGVSSLSGYLTSEDNEMLAFSILMNGYVGTTAPYRKLQDRIVSILSDFSRFR; encoded by the coding sequence GGTGTGCAGAAGTTCAGACGACTCAGAGAAAAGTATCTTATTTACTGACGAGTGACATGAGATTGTTTCTGTTGCTTGCCGCATTTCAGCTTTTCTTCGCATGCGCGTACAGAAGCGCCATATACTATCCAAGAATCACCGGGACTCAGACGTCCGGGCTTTCAGATAGAATTGAGGAGGCTGTGGGGGAGGTGGATTCCAACGTAAATCTGGGCATTAAAGTCGTTTCCGTTATGACGGGAGAGGTCATTTATGAAGACAACGCTAACCACCTCTTCACTCCCGCGAGTAATGTCAAGCTTTTCACTGCCGCAGCAGCTCTTCACATTCTTGGACCCAGTTATCGATTCCATACAAGAATGTACACAGATTCCACACGAACGGGAGATGTTCTTGAAGGTAATCTGTATCTCGTTGGCAGTGGAGATCCCGACTTCTCGCAGGCCGATCTTGAGGAAATGGTGGATGATGTCCTGGATCTAGGCATTCGTCAAATTCGGGGGGACATTATCGTTGACAATACAGCGTTCGATTCGGATCCATGGGGACCTGGTTGGATGTGGGATGAAGGCCCCTGGTGGTATTTCGCTCCTGTGGATGCCATGACGTTCAATGACAATTGCGTGACAATTACGGTTAGTCCAGGAGATCAGAATGGTGATTCCGCCGTCGTGACACTGGATCCCCCCACCGACTATGTCCAGGTAAGAGTCGCTGCCGTGACTGCGGAGAGGGACAGTGTCGCCGGGCTGGAAGTCAACCGGCGGTGGAAGACCAAGGAGAATATTGTGGATATCACGGGCGAGATTCACACCGATGAAGAAGCGAGATCGTTCGTTCTGAGCGTTGAGCGTCCGGCTCTGTATGCGGGTTCGATCCTGAGAGATCTGTTGAAAAAGGCGGGAATTGAGTTCAGAGGAGGAATTTCTCAGGATACACTGTCTTCAGATACGCTCCTGGTCACGACATTCACCTCTCGACCACTATCTCTTTCAATACGTAATTTCTTGAAGATTTCTGACAACCTCACCGGAGAATTATTGATCAAGAAAATGGGATCTGTAACACACGATGCCGCAGGGTCATGGGGAAACGGGCTTATGACAGTCAAGACTTTCATGCAGGATGAAGTGGGAATCGACACCACGAAACTCACTCAGGCAGATGGATCTGGGGTGTCACGGTACAATCTCGTCAGCGCAAGCCATATTGTTCAGTTACTTCTGTGGGTGAACGGCAATTTTCAAATTTCTCCGGAGTTCTTCTCTGCCCTCCCCATCGGGAGAACTGACGGGACCCTTCGAAACAGGATGCTTACTGTGGGAACTCAGGCGACGGCCCGCGCCAAGACGGGCACCCTTAAGGGTGTCAGTTCGCTGTCAGGTTACCTCACGTCCGAAGACAATGAAATGCTCGCCTTTTCCATTTTGATGAACGGGTATGTAGGCACGACCGCTCCCTACCGGAAACTCCAGGACAGGATTGTGTCAATCCTGTCAGATTTCTCGAGGTTCCGGTGA
- a CDS encoding DUF5009 domain-containing protein, translating to MKQTTPAPEHRRLLSLDAFRGMTIATMILVNTPGSWAYVYAPLRHAKWHGWTPTDLVFPFFLFIVGVAMSFSFSKHLAVGVSVRDLHMKVLQRALIIFGLGIFMAAYPFNIPFTIQELTTSFHFIDILNRFETIRIVGVLQRIAICYLAASLVILNLGRRGRVLVTLGLLLGYWLVMVLVPVPEYGRGVLTMEGNLGRYIDLAVLGRNHMYSVGGGLPFDPEGLLSTLPAIATTLLGVFVGDYLRSHESHGTKAATLFFVGVIGIAIGKFLSLGFPINKQIWTSTYTVFAAGWATLVLSLAYWLVEVRGVSRAIKPFLVFGSNSIFVFVASGLVVKTILRIDLSYHDSNLSLYTYLYEAVFVPLAGNLNGSLLFAVSWIMMWLGVLWILYWKKIFIKI from the coding sequence ATGAAGCAAACCACACCGGCTCCAGAGCACCGTCGATTGCTTTCTCTGGATGCATTCAGAGGCATGACCATCGCTACCATGATCCTGGTTAACACTCCGGGCAGTTGGGCATACGTTTATGCGCCCCTTCGTCACGCCAAGTGGCACGGGTGGACACCTACCGATCTCGTATTCCCCTTCTTCTTGTTTATCGTCGGAGTTGCCATGTCGTTCTCTTTTTCGAAACACCTCGCGGTGGGCGTGTCCGTTCGAGATCTTCATATGAAGGTCCTGCAACGAGCTTTGATCATTTTTGGCCTGGGTATCTTCATGGCCGCTTATCCATTCAATATTCCTTTCACTATTCAGGAACTGACCACCTCGTTTCATTTCATCGATATCTTGAACCGGTTTGAAACCATTCGAATAGTGGGCGTTCTCCAGCGAATTGCCATTTGCTACCTCGCTGCCAGCCTCGTCATCCTCAATTTGGGGAGAAGGGGCCGTGTTCTGGTCACTTTGGGACTTCTGCTTGGCTATTGGCTTGTTATGGTACTTGTACCTGTCCCCGAATATGGCAGAGGAGTTCTGACTATGGAAGGAAACCTCGGGAGGTACATCGATCTGGCGGTTCTCGGGAGAAATCACATGTACAGTGTGGGGGGGGGCCTGCCGTTCGACCCTGAAGGGCTGCTGAGCACCCTACCGGCCATTGCCACTACCCTTCTGGGGGTATTTGTAGGTGACTATCTCCGGTCGCACGAGAGCCACGGTACCAAAGCCGCCACTCTCTTCTTCGTTGGCGTGATCGGGATCGCCATTGGGAAGTTTCTCAGCCTGGGGTTTCCCATCAATAAACAAATCTGGACATCCACATATACCGTGTTCGCGGCAGGGTGGGCGACCCTTGTGCTGTCACTGGCCTACTGGCTTGTGGAAGTAAGGGGAGTCAGCAGGGCAATCAAACCGTTCCTTGTCTTCGGCAGCAATTCCATATTCGTCTTTGTGGCCTCGGGTTTGGTGGTGAAGACTATTCTCCGAATAGATCTGAGCTATCATGACTCGAACCTCTCACTTTACACTTATCTCTACGAGGCAGTTTTTGTACCCCTGGCAGGGAATCTCAACGGATCGCTGTTGTTCGCTGTCTCGTGGATCATGATGTGGCTGGGAGTCCTCTGGATTCTATACTGGAAGAAAATCTTCATTAAGATCTAG
- a CDS encoding TIGR02206 family membrane protein — MSEVKEDVSRYLSSGEQFEAFGTYHSVSLITAVFLAIWLPLYAKRHLSGKWQYRIGAAMGWIVMVSYVSWPTLELIGGTFDPKLHLPFHLCRFANLTLPLVMVKRNYRMYEILYFWGLSAMIQASLTPDIVHGFPHYHFFRFWFSHSLMIVALIYATVVYQMRPTFRSLRRAFLALIGFLIVTVPVNIVLGSNYFWICGKPPVASLLDYMGPWPWYLMTAALFALGHFYLVYVPFHVIDRKS, encoded by the coding sequence GTGTCGGAGGTAAAGGAGGACGTATCCCGATATCTCAGCTCCGGTGAGCAGTTCGAGGCCTTTGGAACCTACCACTCGGTTTCACTCATCACGGCCGTTTTTCTTGCGATTTGGCTACCCCTTTATGCGAAGAGGCATCTTTCCGGAAAGTGGCAGTACAGGATCGGGGCCGCCATGGGCTGGATCGTCATGGTAAGTTACGTAAGCTGGCCAACACTCGAATTGATCGGTGGAACGTTCGATCCCAAGCTTCATCTCCCTTTCCATTTGTGCAGGTTCGCAAATCTGACCCTTCCTTTGGTTATGGTCAAACGTAACTACCGGATGTATGAGATTCTCTATTTCTGGGGTTTGTCAGCGATGATTCAGGCCAGTTTGACCCCCGACATCGTACATGGCTTTCCCCACTATCACTTTTTCCGTTTCTGGTTTTCACACAGCCTCATGATTGTGGCTCTCATATACGCGACAGTCGTCTACCAGATGCGGCCTACTTTTCGGAGCCTTCGCCGTGCATTTCTCGCGCTTATTGGCTTCTTGATTGTAACGGTGCCAGTCAATATCGTACTTGGATCGAACTATTTCTGGATCTGCGGCAAGCCGCCTGTTGCCAGTCTCCTGGACTATATGGGACCTTGGCCGTGGTACCTAATGACGGCTGCCCTGTTCGCGCTGGGGCACTTCTACCTGGTCTATGTTCCGTTTCATGTTATCGACAGGAAGTCGTAA